The stretch of DNA TAACTGGTAATATATTGAATGATCTCCAGAAAGACAGATAAATCATCCTTTAAAAATGTACGGGGAGCTGATCGGATGAATATAAACAAAAATAATTGTATTATAGATATTAAAATAGATTATGCTGAAGAAGCCAAGGCATTTAGACATTTTTATAATGCAGTGGGATATGCCAATGTAGATTATACTTATACAGCACCTACTAAAAAGATGTACGATTATCTTTCATCTTTTAATAATCATTTTAAGTATATGAGAATGCATAATATCTTAACCGCCCATGGTAAAGGGGATTATTACAGACTATATCACGATATACCCTATGGAGACCCTCCGGGAGATGGCAGGTATGTAGATGGAGGCGATTCAGTAGTTGACATATCAGATGGAAAATTACGATTTAATTGGACAGCAGTGGACAGGATATATGATATCTTGATAGAGCATGATATTTGTCCCATTGTAGAGACTGTATTTATACCCCATTGTATACAAAAAAGTCGCAAGTTTTGGTATATACCAAATGATTTTAATATGTGGGGTGAGATATTAAAGGAATTTATAATACACGTTCAAGGGCGATATGGAACGAACGAGGTAGAAGATTGGTATTTTGAGGTATGGAACGAACCGGACAACCGGCAGGGTTGGGTGGATGATCCTAGTACATTTCTTGCCCTATATGACTATATGGAACATGCCATTCATTCTGTAAATCCAAATCTCAAGGTAGGTGGCCCAGCTACCAAGCAGTGGGATGAAGGATATGATATATTCAAAGCTTTTTTAGAACATTGTGCAAATGGACTCAACTATGCTACTGGACAATTTGGTACTCGGCTGGATTTTATATCGGTCCATTGTAAAGGAGGGTATCCAAGAAGTACCTACAATCCTTCTACAGAAGTGATGTTCAATAGTCTAGATAGGTATATAGACATTGTAAAAGAGTATCCTCAGTTTAAAGATCTTGAATTCTTTAATGATGAGTCAGATGTGGTATGGAATGGTAATGAGGGTATATGGAGTGAGAGCTGGTTTAATTTTCGTAATACCCACTATTTTCCTGGATTCGTATGTAAGATGGTAAATGCCTATTGTAAGATAGTAGAGGATAGGCATGATATGAACTTATCTATAGTGTGCAGCGACAATTGCCATCTACAGTGGGAAAGATTCTTATTTAGCGGGAATAGATCCCAGTTTACCCCTTTAAATAGATATCCATCTACTGATTTAATAAAGAAACCCGTGTTCAATTCATATGTACTTTTGAGTAGACTTGGAAGTCAGAGGTTGCCTACAAAATCTAAGGCGGAAGGGTTTGGCAGGAAATTTGGAGTATTGCCTACAAAAGATGGAGATATACTCTCTATTATGGTATGGAATTTTGAAGATGGTATAGAAGATCATGTGAATGACAGAACTATAAGGCTATATATAGAAAATACAAACATAAAAGGAAAATACAGATTGGTTCATTATAGGATAGATGATGAACACAGCAATGCCTACAGCATATGGTTAAAATTGGGTAGACCTTCATCACCTTCCATAGATGAAATTAAGATGATCAGGGAAGGAGAGGGCTTACAACTCTATGAGCCTGTAAAAGATGTGGCTTTAGATGGAGATATGGAGTTAGAATTTTATATGCCTATGCATTCAGTTTCCCTATTATTGTTTTTACCATTCAATATACAAAAACCATGCGTACCATCCTGCCTAAATGGAAGATATGAAAAGGGGTTCAATGAAAATCCTCAAGTATTCTTAAAGTGGAAGCCTAATAAAGAAAAGGATTTCCTATATTACAGGATATGGAGGCAAGCTAAAGGGCAAGGGGATTATGAGATTATATCCGATAATATGAGTATTAATACTGCAGTATATATAGATATGGATGTGGAAAAAGATTGCTCATATTCATATAGAGTACAAGCACTTAATGCTTCTATGGTCAGCAGTGAGTTTTCCGATGCTATAGATATTCAAATTAAATAGAGATTGGAGGTATTAAAAATGGCTACAAAGATGCAGATGGCAGAACTTGAGCTAGTGGATAAAGGAACACCAAACTCCCAGATGGTAGCAGTGCTTAATAAACCATTTGACATTTCCGTGCATTATGCTCAGATTCCTGAGCCTAATGATGATGAAATAAGGATAAGGATAAAATGGGTAGGCATATGCGGTTCGGATCTGGAGGCATTTAGAGGTAACAGGGCACCGGAGTTTATAACTACCCCGGCTCGTCTTGGACATGAAGTGGCGGGTATAGTAGATAAGGTAGGCAAGAATGTATTAGGTATAAAGGCGGGAGATAGGGTTACCTGCAGGTATGTATGGGGTGCATATGCTCAATATATCGTATGCAAGCCATTTAATGTCAAGGTAATGCCCAAGGATTTTCCCATGGAGGCCGTAAGTCTTATAGAGGTATTACCAGGCATTATTCATGCTGCAGAGATAGGGAAAATAGATCAAACCAAAAATGTCCTTATAATGGGTCAGGGGGTAAGCGGACTTATAATGACACAAGTTGTCAAATTATATAGTCCTAAAAATCTGGTTGTTACCGATTTATATGATAAAAAGTTAGAACTATCAAAAGAGTATGGTGCTACACATACCTATAAGATGCCTAAAGAAAATATACCTACTATGGAGGTAGTAGGTAAAGATTTTCCAGATGGATTTGACGTGGTAATCCCATGCCTCCTTGAAGGTAATGGTATGATAGATGCAATAGACTGCTGTAGCATGGGCGGGCGAATTGTCATGTACGGGTGTATAGGTATGTGTACTAAGCCAATAGATTTTTTTAAAGTGCATAGAAAACGAATAGATATATATTCTACAGAGCCTAAACGTGATATAGACATGAGAAATTACTTTGAAAAGGGTATAAATATGGTGTTAGATGGATTAGTAAATACTTCACAGCTAGTAACCCATAAAATTCCACTTTGTAGAATAGATGAGGCATTTAGTATAAGAAATAATCCCGACGATGAAACTATACATGTTTTAATAGATTGTGAAAAATAAATGAGGAGGATGTATATGAAAAAACCTAATATTTTACTTATAACAAGTGATCAACAGCATTACAATACCATAGGTGCTTTTAATAAAGAGATTTCAACGCCTAATATAGATAAATTAGTCAGTGAAGGAACTACATTTGATAGGGCATATTGCCCCAATCCCACCTGTACGCCTACACGGGCATCTATAATAACGGGTAGATATCCCAGTCAGCATGGTGCATGGACATTGGGGACCAAACTTCCTGAGACTGAGCATACTGTGGGAGAGGATTTTATGGAGGCAGGTTATCGCACTGCACTTATTGGTAAGGCACATTTTCAGCCTACAAGGTCTACTGATGAATATTCGTCCATAGAGGCTATGCCAAAACTTCAGGACTTAGATTTCTGGAGAGGATTTAATGACGTATTTTACGGTTTTGAACATGTGGAACTGGTGAGAAATCATACAGTGGAATATTTAGTAGGTCAGCACTATGCCCTATGGTTAGAAGAGCGATGTGAAAACTGGAGAGATTATTTCTGGAAACCTACAGGTAATATGGAGATGATTACTCCACATAAATGGCCTATACCTGAGGAATACCATTATGATGCATGGATAGCAGAGCGTACTAATGCTATGCTTCAAGAGTACAAGGATAATGACGAAAATTTCTTCCTATGGGCTAGTTTCCCCGATCCCCATCCTCCATACTGTGTACCTGAGCCATGGGATACCATGTATGATCCTGATAAGCTGACAATTCCATCTATGAAGGCGGGAGAACATGATAATAATCCACCACATTTTAGACTGACACAGGAAGAAAATCCTGATTTTACACCTTATAAGGAGACAGGATATGGATGCCATGGATTTCATTCGCATCTGGTAGATAAAGAGCAGCTAAAAAAAGACATAGCGGTATATTATGGCATGGTCAGTCTAATGGATAAATATATAGGTAAGATACTAGAGAAATTGGATGAATTGGGGCTTAGGGATAATACAATAGTTGTATTTACCACCGATCATGGTCACTTCTTTGGGCAACATGGCTTAACTGCAAAGGGTGCTTTTCATTATGAGGATATGATAAAAGTGCCCCTTATAGTGAGATATCCAAACCATGTACCGGCTAACAGGATATCGAGCGCCATGCAATCACTTGTGGATCTTGCACCTACATTCTTGAGCTTTACCGACATAGATATACCTAGGACTATGACGGGGGTGGATCAAAAGGATGTATGGACAGGGGCTTGTAATATGGCTAGAGATCATATTATATGTGAAAATCATCACGAGCCTACTACTATACATTTGAAAACCTATGTAGATGATCGGTATAAGATCACGGTATATTATAACAAGGAATATGGAGAACTATTTGATCTAAAGGAGGATCCGGATGAACTCAATAATCTCTGGGAGGATCCGGAATATAAGGATATAAAATCTGAA from Xylanivirga thermophila encodes:
- a CDS encoding zinc-dependent alcohol dehydrogenase; this encodes MATKMQMAELELVDKGTPNSQMVAVLNKPFDISVHYAQIPEPNDDEIRIRIKWVGICGSDLEAFRGNRAPEFITTPARLGHEVAGIVDKVGKNVLGIKAGDRVTCRYVWGAYAQYIVCKPFNVKVMPKDFPMEAVSLIEVLPGIIHAAEIGKIDQTKNVLIMGQGVSGLIMTQVVKLYSPKNLVVTDLYDKKLELSKEYGATHTYKMPKENIPTMEVVGKDFPDGFDVVIPCLLEGNGMIDAIDCCSMGGRIVMYGCIGMCTKPIDFFKVHRKRIDIYSTEPKRDIDMRNYFEKGINMVLDGLVNTSQLVTHKIPLCRIDEAFSIRNNPDDETIHVLIDCEK
- a CDS encoding sulfatase family protein, whose product is MKKPNILLITSDQQHYNTIGAFNKEISTPNIDKLVSEGTTFDRAYCPNPTCTPTRASIITGRYPSQHGAWTLGTKLPETEHTVGEDFMEAGYRTALIGKAHFQPTRSTDEYSSIEAMPKLQDLDFWRGFNDVFYGFEHVELVRNHTVEYLVGQHYALWLEERCENWRDYFWKPTGNMEMITPHKWPIPEEYHYDAWIAERTNAMLQEYKDNDENFFLWASFPDPHPPYCVPEPWDTMYDPDKLTIPSMKAGEHDNNPPHFRLTQEENPDFTPYKETGYGCHGFHSHLVDKEQLKKDIAVYYGMVSLMDKYIGKILEKLDELGLRDNTIVVFTTDHGHFFGQHGLTAKGAFHYEDMIKVPLIVRYPNHVPANRISSAMQSLVDLAPTFLSFTDIDIPRTMTGVDQKDVWTGACNMARDHIICENHHEPTTIHLKTYVDDRYKITVYYNKEYGELFDLKEDPDELNNLWEDPEYKDIKSELLLKFIWAELGKEPMWMPRIMGA
- a CDS encoding GH39 family glycosyl hydrolase, with the translated sequence MNINKNNCIIDIKIDYAEEAKAFRHFYNAVGYANVDYTYTAPTKKMYDYLSSFNNHFKYMRMHNILTAHGKGDYYRLYHDIPYGDPPGDGRYVDGGDSVVDISDGKLRFNWTAVDRIYDILIEHDICPIVETVFIPHCIQKSRKFWYIPNDFNMWGEILKEFIIHVQGRYGTNEVEDWYFEVWNEPDNRQGWVDDPSTFLALYDYMEHAIHSVNPNLKVGGPATKQWDEGYDIFKAFLEHCANGLNYATGQFGTRLDFISVHCKGGYPRSTYNPSTEVMFNSLDRYIDIVKEYPQFKDLEFFNDESDVVWNGNEGIWSESWFNFRNTHYFPGFVCKMVNAYCKIVEDRHDMNLSIVCSDNCHLQWERFLFSGNRSQFTPLNRYPSTDLIKKPVFNSYVLLSRLGSQRLPTKSKAEGFGRKFGVLPTKDGDILSIMVWNFEDGIEDHVNDRTIRLYIENTNIKGKYRLVHYRIDDEHSNAYSIWLKLGRPSSPSIDEIKMIREGEGLQLYEPVKDVALDGDMELEFYMPMHSVSLLLFLPFNIQKPCVPSCLNGRYEKGFNENPQVFLKWKPNKEKDFLYYRIWRQAKGQGDYEIISDNMSINTAVYIDMDVEKDCSYSYRVQALNASMVSSEFSDAIDIQIK